Within Gemmatimonadota bacterium, the genomic segment ACCGGGACCGAGTTGGCGGCCAAGGCGGGGCGGCTTTTTGACCGGCTCGATCCGGTGCTGGCTGATCAATTCGGCGTCATGGTCCGCGAAGGGTTGTTGGATCTCGACAGCCGGAAGGGCAAAGCGCCGGGCGGGTATTGCGACACGCTCCACTTCCGGGGCCGGCCCTTCATTTTCATGAACGCGGCCGGCGTCATGGAGGATGTGCAAACTCTCCTCCATGAGGCCGGGCATGCTTTCCATGCGTTTGCCTCGGACGCCAAACCCCTGATCTGGCAGCGCCACCCGACAGCGGAGGCGGCGGAATTGGCCTCGATGTCGATGGAGTTGCTCGCGGCGCCGCTCCTGGATTCCCCGGGGGCGTTCCTTTCGCACCGCGATGCGGCCATCGCCCGGCTCGAACATCTGGAGGATGCGTTGATCACGCTTGCCCACGTGGCGTCGATCGATGCCTTCCAAACCTGGATCTACACCGATCCCGCGGGCCAAGACGGAGTGGCCCGCGACCGGGCTTGGCTAACGATTCGTTCCCGGTTCGAGCGGGCGGTCGACTGGACGGGGCTCGAGGCCGAGCGGATTGGGCGCTGGTACCGGCAACTCCACGTGTTCCTTTATCCGTTCTACTACATCGAGTACGGCATCGCCCAACTCGGAGCCCTCCAAGTCTGGCAGAACTACCAGCGCGACCCGGCCGACGCGCTGGGGCAGTATCGGGATTTCCTCGCGCTTGGCGCCACGGCCGGCCTGCCCGAGTTGTACCGGGCCGCTGGGGCGGAACTGATGTTCGATGCCGATCGGATGCGGCCGCTGGTGGCCGCCGTCGAGGAGGAACTGGCCCGACTTCGGGCCGTCGTAGGCTAAGCTGTTGCCCGAAAGGGCTTTCGGGGCCACATTTCAGGCAATCTCGTAGGTTTCTCAGGCGAAGAACAAGAAAGGGCTAGGCGTCCCGGATGGCGAAGGAAGAAGGCATTGAGATGGAAGGCGTGGTGCAGGAAGTGCTTCCCGATCGGAATTATCGGGTTCTCCTCGACAACAAGCACACGATTCTCGCATACGCCGCAGGGAAGATGAGCAAGTTCAAGATTCGAGTGCTCGAAGGCGATCGGGTCAGCGTCGTGCTCTCCCCCTACGATCTCACCCGGGGCCGCGTCATCTACCGCCACAAGTAGCTCTCTCCGCCGAGTGCCGAGTGCCGAGAACCGAGCAACAAAAAAACCGCTCCCGTGAGCGGTCTTTTTGTTTCCCGAAACCCCTTACTTCGCCTTCGTGACGTTCTCGGCAGCGGGGCCCTTGGCACCGCTAACCATGTCGAACTCGACCCGCTCGCCCTCGGCGAGGCTGCGGAACCCATCCATCTTGATGGCCGAGTGGTGGACGAAGCAGTCCTTCTCGCCGTTTTCCGGGGTGATGAACCCGAACCCCTTCGCGTCGTTGAACCACTTCACGGTGCCAGTGATACGAGCCATTACGCCAAACTCCCTCAGGCGGTGAATCCTGCGGCCACCGGCGCGGATGCGCATCGGTAGCCATCCCTTGGTCGCGGGCCCATCCCGCGCCAGGAAACAAAGGACCGGGGTCGACCACCCCACAGGGTCAGCCGGTCAAATCAGTTACTCGAATGATTGAGTAGGACGCACGATGCCCACATTTCAAACGCCGCCAGAATGTGACGCGCAATCCTGCAGGTGTCAAGATGGCGGCGGGTTCCGGGGCGGCCCGAGCCACCGTCGGATGACCTTGAGCCAGCCGGGGGTGGCCTTGGCCCGGAGGTCCCGGCGGGCGCCCCGGTTCAGCGCCTGGAGAAACTCCGACGCGGTCGGATAGCGGGCGTTCCGGTCCGCCTGGAGCGCCTGGCGAAGCACCTGGGCCACCTCCGCGCCGACTTCGGGCCGCTCGCCCATGAGGTCAGGCAGCTGGTTTGTGGTCTGCTTGGCCAGGACCACCTCGGGCCGGCTGCCGGCAAAGGGCGGATATCCGAGGAGCGCAAAGTAGGCCACTGCGGCCAAGCTGTAGAGATCGGTCCGGATGTCGATCCTGTCGCCGAGCAGCTGCTCGGGACTCGCGAACTGGGGGGTGCCGCTCCGGCTCGAGGCGCCGCCGAACTTACCCTGGCCGCGGAGCGCCAAGGCCAAGCCGAAATCGGTGACCTTGAGTCCGCCGGTTTTCGGGATCAGGATGTTTTCCGGCTTGATGTCGCGATGGACCAGGCCGCTCGAATGGGCGTGGGCCAGGGCGCCGAGGGCCTCCCGCAGCATCCACGTGACTCGGTCGAGTGGAAGGCGGCCTTCCTTTTCGACCAGCTGCGCTAAGTTGGAGCCCTCGACCAGTTCCATCGTGTACCACGAGACTCCGGAGCGTCCCCCGATGTCGTAGATGCTCACGATATTCGGATGGGTAACTCGGGCAGCCAATTGGGCTTCGCGACGAAATCGTTCGACGCTCTCCGGGTCTTGGATCATGGTCTGATGGAGGACCTTGAGGGCCACCATCCGCTCGAGCTGGAGGTCGCGGACCCGATAGACCCGGCCGAAACCGCCGGCGCCGATTTCGGCGAGGAGCTCGTAGTCGTCGCCGAACGCCCGACGAAGCCGTTTCTCCCAGGCTCGGGGGCCCTCTTCGCTGGTCGGCGGAAGCCGGGCATCCAACGTCGAGAGGGTTGTATAGGCACCCGCGTCCGAGGCAAAATCCTCGAGCATTTCCGAGGCGCTCAAGAACCGGGCTTCCGGGGCCGGCTGGAGCGCCCGGAGAATGACCCGTTCGAGGGCCTTGGAGCAGGCGGACCGAATCTTGGAGGGCGGGATCAGTTCTGCTGGATCTTCCGTCGGCTCAACGCCGGTTATGGCAAAATAAAGGACCGCTCCCGTCGCGTAGACGTCGGCGATCGCGTCGCCCATCGACCCGTCGCGGACTTCCGGCGCCATATAGACCCGCCCGGTCGGGATCTCGCCGGCTGGGATATGGGGCAGGGTGTAGCTGCAGAACCGAAGATCGGTGATGGTCCCCCGTCCGACGTTGTTGACGAGCAACGAAGTCGGGACGACGCGGCGGACCACGATGCCGTTGGCGTGGGCGTGTTCGATGGCGCGGAGGAGATCGCGCGCCAGGATGTGCACCTGGGGGATCGGCCGGGGCCCCCGGACGTTGGCCTGGCTCAATCCCTCGGCTTCGATCCAGTTGCCGATCCGGAAGGCCATGTCATCGACGATCCCGACATCGTACACATGACGGATGGCGGGGTGGTCGAGTTGGCCTAACGCCTCCGCTTCGCGGATGAACCAGGTCCGGAGTTGGTCGTTGCCGGAAAAATTGACCCGGACGCTGACCCGGCGGTTGAGAAGAGTGTCGCGGCCAACGAAGAGGACCCGCTCCGGTCCGGCGGCGACGAGCCGTTCCAGCCGATAGCGATGTCCGAGCCGTCGTTCGGTCTCACCGAACAGGGCAACCGGGTCGAGCGCCATCAGTCCTCGCCAGCGGTGACCACCATCGCCCCACCGTTCCGTTTGGCCGTATAGAGCGCGGCATCGATGACCACCTCGACTGAACCGGTGGTGTGCCGGGAGACCTCGACCTGGTTCGGGATCGGGGTGCTGGGCCCGAATCGCTGAACCGCCCGGCCCGTGGCCGTGATCGAGAACCAGGTGTGATCCGAATTGAGGCGTTCAGCCACGACTCGCCGGCAGCGCTCGAACAACTCGCCCTCCGACCGCGCCGGCCGGCCGGCCGGCGCAAACGCGCCGGTCAGCCCATCAATCCGCAAAGTGACAGGTTGCTCGATAGCCATGATCCAAACATAGAGTGGCCACCGTTCATCACAAAGTGCTCAAGTGGCTGGTGGGCTTTAGGTTCCGAAACCGCGGTCGATACTATTCGGAGCGACAGGAAGCAGACTCTATGCCAAGGAGAGCCGGATATTCGCGATGAAGCTGGTGGCCACGGGGGCCGCGTCGTTCAGTGGAGCATTGTTAGTTGGGGTGGTTGTCATGACGGGGCGGGAGGTCAAGCGGACCGGCGAAGATTTCTCGCAACTGGAACGAGCGGTCGATAGCCTCCGGTCGGCGCTGGCCCAAGCGATGCCGATGCGCGGGTTCGCGAAGGGCCGTCCGAACGTCGAGACCGATTTCAACGATGACCTCGAGAATCCCGTGCTGGATCCGACGGCGTTCGTCGATCCGCTGGCCAGCGTGGTCGGGCATGCCCGGATCGGGAAGAATGCCTACTTGGCCCCCTTCGCCTCGGTCCGCGGGGACGAAGGTCAGCCGATCTTCATCGGCGACGGGGCCAACGTGCAGGATGGGGCCGTCGTCCACGCCCTCGAAACCGTCCAGGATGGCAAAGAAGTTCCGGGGCGGACCTACAACGTCGGGGGCCGGGAGGACGCGGTCTATATCGGGAAGCGAGTCTCGCCGGCGCACCGAGCGTTGGTGTACGGTCCGGCCCGGGTCGATGACAACGTGTTCGTTGGAATGCAGGCCATGGTCTTCAAGGCCTGGGTCGGCGAGGGCGCCGTGATCGAGCCGGGGGCAAAAGTCGTCGGCGCTACGATTCCCGCTCATCGCTATGTCTCGGCGGGGCAGACGATCACCGATCAGAAGGTGGCTGACAAGCTGCCGGAGATTACCGACAGCTATCCCTTCCGGACCCTCAACGACGCGGTGGTCCACGTCAATACCTTCTTCGCTTCGGGCTACGGCCAACTGGCCACGGAGGCGTTGATCGCCGCCCGGGCCGCCGGCCCAGCGAAGGCTCCCGGAAAAGAGGCGGCACCGAGCGAGAAGAAGGAGAAGAGCGAGAAGTCCCCCGGCGGCGAAAAGAAGAAGCCGGAGCGCTAGTCGCTAGTCGGCCTCGCTGACCCGGAGGGCGAGCTCGGTCACCAAACGATCGAGCTCGCTCAACATCAGGGTCCGCCGCCAAGACGGGTGCCCTTGGAGGGCCCCGAGCAGACTGTTGAGCCACCACACCGTGTCATCGGGGGCCGGGGTACCGACTCCCTCGAGATATTCAACGCCGAGCCTCCGAACGGCTGTGAGCGCCGATCCGACCCGGTGGAGTTCCTCGGCCACGCAGAGATCCACCGCGATTTCGGAGGCGTCCATGATCCGGGTGAGGTGCTCCATCCGGTTGGCCTTCCAGGTCCGTTCCCGCCCCATGACGTCGAACCGAGGTTCGGCGGCTTCGCCGACCGCAAACGCCACGACCGGGCCGAATTTCCCCATGATGCTTCGCGCCAACGTGGCCTGGTCGGCATAGGGCGAGGCGTCGACGAGTTGCTTGAGAATGCCCGCGACGATCGTGGATTCGTCGGCGCCGTATCGCGCCAAGACCACGGCCACGCTGGAGGTCCGAATCAGGCAGGACTGCCCGTCGTAGCGGGACACCCGTTCGGGAAAGTGTTTCGCCGCGAAGGCGAAGGCGTGGTGAATGCGGTCGGAGTACACGGATTTGCCGGAGGTTACTTGAGCCCGGTCAACTTATGCGTTTGGAGCGAGAGACGCCACTCTGGATGCTGGAGACAGTATTCGATGGCGCGCTCGGTGTTTAGGGCCCGCGCCGGCCCGTCCATGGGCTGGAGGAACCGGTGGCTGAAGTGAAGACCGGCCACCTGCTCGGGCATCAGGGCTGGCTGGGGATACACGAGCTTCAGTTCGTTTCCGTCGTGCACGACCAAGGTCGCGTTGGCCTTGGGACTCACGCAGACCCAGTCGACGCCGGCAGGCACCGGGATGGTGCCATTGGTCTCGATCCCGATTTCAAATGACCGGCGGTGCAGGGCCTCGATCAGCGGCCCATCGAGTTGAAGGAGCGGCTCTCCGCCGGTACAGACGACGTACTTCGTGCCGCCGACGGCTCCCGCCGGCCACGCCGCCAAGACCGCATCGGCCAGTTCCTCCGCGGTCGGGAACCGGCCGCCGCCCTCCCCATCGGTGCCAAAGAAGTCGGTGTCGCAGAACTGGCAAATGGCCCGCTCCCGGTCGGCCTCTCGCCCGCTCCACAAGTTGCACCCCGCAAACCGGCAAAACACCGCCGCCCGCCCAGTATGCGCCCCCTCGCCCTGAAGGGTATAGTAGATCTCCTTCACCCCGTACATGCGAGCCTATGCTCCCCGAGTGCCGAGTGCCGAGTGCCGAGCGCCGAGTGCTGAGCCCGGATCCACCATCCCGACCTCGGCGAACCCTTGGAGGCGGATCAGACACGAATCGCACCGTCCGCACGATCGGCCGGCCTCGTCGAGTTGGTAGCAGCTTCGGGTCAACCCATAGTCGACGCCCAGGGCCAATCCGCGCCGGATGATATCCGCCTTCGAGAGCCAGATCAGGGGTGTGTGGATCGTCGTCTTCCGGCCGCCGGCCGTTGCCGCTTTGGTGGCCAGGTTGGCCATGGCCTGGAAGGCGGCGATGTACTCCGGGCGGCAGTCCGGGTAGCCACTGTAGTCGACCGCATTCACGCCAATCACGATT encodes:
- a CDS encoding M3 family oligoendopeptidase; the encoded protein is MLETPAAVTAATWEEIAACYDDLMARPIDATTVEAWLEAWSRLEEAVSEAISSAMIEYTRDTADAAKQAIQRRLVIEIAPKAEEKSVALAAKFARLGWTRPGLEQMTARFRRAIEIFREENVSLTSALEEAGTEYQGLTGGFMADWDGEKKPLPHLAPFLQSPDRAVRERAFHGMVGPYVAARDQMAALFDRQYALRQRVAANAGFADYQAYAFASKCRFDYTPADCTQFHRSVDEVVMPAIERLHAVRRTTLGLGRLRPWDLNVTLYRDEPLRPFQTGTELAAKAGRLFDRLDPVLADQFGVMVREGLLDLDSRKGKAPGGYCDTLHFRGRPFIFMNAAGVMEDVQTLLHEAGHAFHAFASDAKPLIWQRHPTAEAAELASMSMELLAAPLLDSPGAFLSHRDAAIARLEHLEDALITLAHVASIDAFQTWIYTDPAGQDGVARDRAWLTIRSRFERAVDWTGLEAERIGRWYRQLHVFLYPFYYIEYGIAQLGALQVWQNYQRDPADALGQYRDFLALGATAGLPELYRAAGAELMFDADRMRPLVAAVEEELARLRAVVG
- a CDS encoding translation initiation factor IF-1, which encodes MAKEEGIEMEGVVQEVLPDRNYRVLLDNKHTILAYAAGKMSKFKIRVLEGDRVSVVLSPYDLTRGRVIYRHK
- a CDS encoding cold-shock protein, encoding MARITGTVKWFNDAKGFGFITPENGEKDCFVHHSAIKMDGFRSLAEGERVEFDMVSGAKGPAAENVTKAK
- a CDS encoding serine/threonine protein kinase, with the protein product MALDPVALFGETERRLGHRYRLERLVAAGPERVLFVGRDTLLNRRVSVRVNFSGNDQLRTWFIREAEALGQLDHPAIRHVYDVGIVDDMAFRIGNWIEAEGLSQANVRGPRPIPQVHILARDLLRAIEHAHANGIVVRRVVPTSLLVNNVGRGTITDLRFCSYTLPHIPAGEIPTGRVYMAPEVRDGSMGDAIADVYATGAVLYFAITGVEPTEDPAELIPPSKIRSACSKALERVILRALQPAPEARFLSASEMLEDFASDAGAYTTLSTLDARLPPTSEEGPRAWEKRLRRAFGDDYELLAEIGAGGFGRVYRVRDLQLERMVALKVLHQTMIQDPESVERFRREAQLAARVTHPNIVSIYDIGGRSGVSWYTMELVEGSNLAQLVEKEGRLPLDRVTWMLREALGALAHAHSSGLVHRDIKPENILIPKTGGLKVTDFGLALALRGQGKFGGASSRSGTPQFASPEQLLGDRIDIRTDLYSLAAVAYFALLGYPPFAGSRPEVVLAKQTTNQLPDLMGERPEVGAEVAQVLRQALQADRNARYPTASEFLQALNRGARRDLRAKATPGWLKVIRRWLGPPRNPPPS
- a CDS encoding HD domain-containing protein, with translation MYSDRIHHAFAFAAKHFPERVSRYDGQSCLIRTSSVAVVLARYGADESTIVAGILKQLVDASPYADQATLARSIMGKFGPVVAFAVGEAAEPRFDVMGRERTWKANRMEHLTRIMDASEIAVDLCVAEELHRVGSALTAVRRLGVEYLEGVGTPAPDDTVWWLNSLLGALQGHPSWRRTLMLSELDRLVTELALRVSEAD
- the queE gene encoding 7-carboxy-7-deazaguanine synthase; protein product: MYGVKEIYYTLQGEGAHTGRAAVFCRFAGCNLWSGREADRERAICQFCDTDFFGTDGEGGGRFPTAEELADAVLAAWPAGAVGGTKYVVCTGGEPLLQLDGPLIEALHRRSFEIGIETNGTIPVPAGVDWVCVSPKANATLVVHDGNELKLVYPQPALMPEQVAGLHFSHRFLQPMDGPARALNTERAIEYCLQHPEWRLSLQTHKLTGLK
- the queC gene encoding 7-cyano-7-deazaguanine synthase QueC, which encodes MTKAVVLLSGGLDSATALAVAKALGLDPYALSFRYGQRHAAEIDAAMAVAARQGVIEHRIVDIDLRAFGGSALTADIPVPEGRPAGEPATTIPITYVPARNTIFLAYALAWAEVLEATEIVIGVNAVDYSGYPDCRPEYIAAFQAMANLATKAATAGGRKTTIHTPLIWLSKADIIRRGLALGVDYGLTRSCYQLDEAGRSCGRCDSCLIRLQGFAEVGMVDPGSALGARHSALGTRGA